In Sphingopyxis sp. CCNWLW2, a single window of DNA contains:
- the hemF gene encoding oxygen-dependent coproporphyrinogen oxidase: protein MISLDPQQQTARNWFESLRDRICAEFEKIEAEAGSDARFAYTPWDREAEGLAPGEGGGGVRGVMTGKVFEKVGVNVSTVAGEFAPDFAGSIHGAGEDPSFFATGISLVAHMANPHVPAVHMNTRFLATTKRWFGGGADLNPPIPYQEDTDAFHARLRAACAPFGPDVYERYAKWAEDYFYIPHRGVHRGVGGIFYDHLECGDDAEFDRNFQLTQAVGEAFLDIFPQIVRRRMGLPFTEAEREEQLIWRGRYAEFNLVYDRGTLFGLKTGGNIDAILMSLPPLAKWN, encoded by the coding sequence ATGATCTCGCTCGACCCGCAGCAACAGACGGCACGTAACTGGTTCGAATCGCTCCGCGACCGAATCTGTGCCGAATTCGAGAAGATCGAGGCCGAGGCGGGTAGCGACGCCCGCTTTGCCTATACACCGTGGGACCGCGAGGCCGAGGGGCTGGCGCCGGGCGAAGGCGGCGGCGGCGTGCGCGGCGTGATGACCGGCAAAGTGTTCGAAAAGGTCGGCGTCAACGTCTCGACTGTTGCCGGCGAGTTCGCCCCCGACTTTGCCGGGTCGATCCATGGCGCCGGCGAAGACCCGAGCTTCTTCGCGACCGGAATCAGCCTTGTCGCGCATATGGCGAACCCGCACGTTCCCGCGGTGCATATGAACACGCGCTTCCTCGCGACGACGAAGCGCTGGTTCGGCGGCGGCGCCGACCTCAATCCGCCGATCCCCTATCAGGAAGATACCGATGCCTTCCACGCGCGGCTGCGCGCCGCCTGCGCGCCCTTTGGCCCCGACGTTTATGAACGCTATGCGAAATGGGCCGAGGATTATTTCTATATCCCGCATCGCGGCGTCCATCGCGGCGTCGGCGGGATTTTCTACGACCATCTCGAATGCGGCGACGACGCCGAGTTCGACCGCAATTTCCAGCTGACGCAGGCGGTCGGCGAAGCGTTCCTCGACATCTTCCCGCAGATCGTGCGGCGCCGGATGGGCCTGCCCTTCACCGAGGCCGAGCGCGAGGAACAGCTGATCTGGCGCGGGCGCTACGCCGAATTCAACCTCGTCTATGACCGCGGGACGCTGTTCGGGCTCAAGACCGGCGGCAATATCGACGCGATCCTGATGAGCCTGCCGCCGCTCGCCAAATGGAACTGA
- a CDS encoding cytochrome c1 — MVRPLGFLVGLGFIAALVLAIFTTPWSNEPNVAHEFHKHPRHLKLASDGIVLPHWDKAQLQRGMQVYKEVCSACHSLNLVAFRDIADLGYTEGQIKTFAKGFQVPSVNPDTGEPATRDGLPSDYFPSPYANEVAARAANNNALPPDLSLITKAREGGKDYIYSLLTGFQNPPKNLPAELKPGTGLHYNPYFANLNLAMAPPLAPNQVTYADGTKATVDQMSKDVTAFLVWTAEPKLIKRIQVGYAVFFFLLIFTVLTYLSYRNIWADKKH; from the coding sequence ATGGTTCGTCCGCTCGGTTTTCTCGTCGGTCTCGGTTTCATTGCCGCGCTGGTGCTCGCGATCTTCACGACGCCCTGGTCCAATGAACCGAATGTCGCGCACGAGTTTCACAAGCATCCCCGGCATCTGAAGCTGGCCAGCGATGGCATCGTCCTGCCGCATTGGGACAAGGCCCAGCTGCAGCGCGGGATGCAGGTGTACAAGGAAGTCTGCTCGGCTTGTCACAGCCTGAACCTCGTTGCCTTCCGCGACATTGCGGACCTTGGCTACACCGAAGGCCAGATCAAGACCTTCGCCAAGGGTTTTCAGGTTCCGTCGGTCAACCCCGACACGGGTGAGCCGGCAACGCGCGATGGCCTGCCGTCGGATTATTTCCCGTCGCCCTATGCGAATGAAGTCGCCGCGCGTGCTGCCAACAACAACGCGCTGCCGCCCGATCTCTCGCTGATCACCAAGGCCCGCGAAGGCGGCAAGGATTATATCTATTCGCTGCTGACGGGCTTCCAGAATCCGCCGAAGAATCTTCCCGCGGAACTGAAGCCGGGCACGGGGCTGCACTACAACCCCTATTTCGCGAACCTCAACCTCGCGATGGCCCCGCCGCTGGCGCCCAATCAGGTCACCTATGCCGACGGCACCAAGGCGACGGTCGACCAGATGTCGAAGGACGTCACCGCGTTCCTCGTGTGGACCGCCGAACCGAAGCTGATCAAGCGCATCCAGGTGGGTTATGCAGTCTTCTTTTTCCTGCTGATCTTCACCGTGCTGACGTACCTGTCGTACCGGAACATCTGGGCCGACAAGAAGCATTGA
- a CDS encoding cytochrome b, with product MSFPWAKPYEPTHPLMKWMDEKLPIPRLVYNATGPGYPVPRNLNYFWNFGVLAGAALMIQIITGIVLAMHYAANASVAFNSVEHIMRDVNAGWFIRYAHMNGASMFFIVVYLHIFRGLYYGSYKAPREMVWLLGVVIFLLMMATAFMGYVLPWGQMSFWGAQVITGFFSAIPIVGEPVREWLLGGFVPDNATLNRFFSLHYLLPFVILGVIILHIWALHIPGSSNPTGIEVKDEQDTVPFHPYYTAKDGFGVGVFLLIFVALTFFSPNTLGHADNYIPANSLSTPAHIVPEWYFLPFYAILKAFTFNFLWIDAKLWGVIAMFASIALLFFLPWLDSSPIKSSNYRPLYRVFFWILVLDVLLLGWCGMQPAEQPWVFASQIGAIYYFAHFLVILPIVSRIERPLPMPNSITEAVLAKHATDTSSASATA from the coding sequence ATGAGCTTTCCCTGGGCCAAACCCTACGAACCGACGCATCCGCTGATGAAGTGGATGGACGAGAAGCTGCCGATTCCGCGCCTCGTCTATAATGCCACGGGTCCCGGCTATCCGGTGCCGCGCAACCTCAACTATTTCTGGAACTTCGGCGTCCTCGCCGGCGCCGCGCTGATGATCCAGATCATCACCGGTATCGTTCTGGCGATGCACTATGCCGCGAACGCGAGCGTCGCGTTCAATTCGGTCGAGCATATCATGCGCGACGTGAACGCCGGCTGGTTCATCCGCTACGCGCATATGAACGGCGCGAGCATGTTCTTCATCGTCGTCTATTTGCACATCTTCCGCGGCCTCTATTACGGTTCGTACAAGGCGCCGCGCGAAATGGTGTGGCTGCTCGGCGTCGTGATCTTCCTCCTGATGATGGCGACCGCCTTCATGGGCTATGTGCTTCCGTGGGGCCAGATGAGCTTCTGGGGCGCGCAGGTGATCACCGGCTTCTTCTCGGCCATACCGATCGTCGGCGAACCGGTGCGCGAATGGCTGCTCGGCGGCTTCGTCCCCGACAACGCCACGCTCAACCGCTTCTTCTCGCTGCACTATCTGCTGCCGTTCGTGATCCTGGGTGTCATCATCCTGCACATCTGGGCGCTGCACATCCCGGGCTCGTCGAACCCGACGGGTATCGAGGTGAAGGACGAACAGGACACCGTCCCGTTCCACCCCTATTACACCGCGAAGGACGGCTTCGGCGTCGGCGTCTTCTTGCTGATCTTTGTCGCGCTGACTTTCTTTAGCCCGAACACGCTCGGCCACGCCGACAACTATATCCCGGCGAACTCGCTTTCGACCCCCGCGCATATCGTTCCCGAATGGTACTTCCTGCCTTTCTACGCGATCCTGAAGGCCTTCACCTTCAACTTCCTGTGGATCGACGCGAAGCTGTGGGGTGTCATTGCGATGTTCGCTTCGATCGCGCTGCTGTTCTTCCTGCCCTGGCTCGACAGCTCGCCGATCAAGTCGTCGAACTATCGCCCGCTGTACCGGGTCTTCTTCTGGATCCTGGTCCTCGACGTGCTGCTTCTCGGCTGGTGCGGCATGCAGCCGGCGGAGCAGCCGTGGGTGTTCGCCAGCCAGATCGGCGCGATCTACTATTTCGCCCACTTCCTGGTGATTCTGCCGATCGTGTCGCGGATCGAACGCCCGCTTCCGATGCCGAATTCGATTACCGAAGCGGTCCTCGCCAAACACGCCACCGACACCTCGTCGGCTTCGGCAACGGCCTGA
- the petA gene encoding ubiquinol-cytochrome c reductase iron-sulfur subunit, which produces MASESELNAGIEDGVRRRDFINIAAVSFAGVGAVAVVLPLLNQMNPSADVLALSTTEIDISAIQPGQAIKTSWRKQPVFVRNLVAKEIAEAKAVPMGDLRDPETIDQRTKPGKENWLITLGVCTHLGCVPLGAAEGENKGDFGGYFCPCHGSHYDTAARIRKGPAPKNLVVPPYEFNSDTVVTIG; this is translated from the coding sequence ATGGCCAGTGAATCTGAACTCAACGCCGGTATCGAGGATGGCGTACGCCGCCGGGATTTCATCAATATTGCGGCGGTGAGTTTCGCTGGTGTCGGTGCGGTCGCCGTGGTGCTGCCGCTGCTCAACCAGATGAACCCGTCGGCCGACGTGCTCGCGCTGTCGACGACCGAAATCGATATTTCGGCGATCCAGCCCGGCCAGGCGATCAAGACCAGCTGGCGCAAGCAGCCTGTGTTCGTCCGCAACCTCGTTGCCAAGGAAATCGCCGAAGCCAAGGCTGTCCCGATGGGCGACCTCCGCGATCCCGAAACGATCGACCAGCGTACCAAGCCCGGCAAGGAAAACTGGCTGATCACCTTGGGCGTCTGCACCCATCTCGGCTGCGTGCCGCTCGGTGCTGCGGAGGGTGAGAACAAGGGCGATTTCGGCGGTTATTTCTGCCCGTGCCACGGTTCGCACTACGACACCGCGGCGCGCATCCGTAAGGGCCCGGCACCCAAGAATCTGGTTGTGCCGCCCTATGAATTCAACAGCGACACCGTCGTGACGATCGGCTGA
- a CDS encoding tRNA (cytidine(34)-2'-O)-methyltransferase, whose amino-acid sequence MEIALFQPDIAGNVGTILRTAACFGAPAHIIEPCGFPFGDAALKRAGMDYAVRANVRRHADWNDFTHWRAETARRLVLLTTAGATPLPAFTFEPGDLLLLGAESSGVPPYVHDAATARVAIPMREGFRSLNVAVAAGIALAEALRQTKGFPA is encoded by the coding sequence ATGGAAATCGCCCTGTTTCAGCCGGACATCGCCGGTAATGTCGGCACCATATTGCGCACCGCCGCCTGCTTCGGCGCGCCCGCGCATATCATCGAGCCGTGCGGATTCCCGTTTGGCGACGCCGCGCTGAAGCGCGCGGGAATGGATTATGCGGTGCGCGCCAATGTGCGCCGGCACGCCGATTGGAATGACTTCACGCACTGGCGCGCCGAGACGGCTCGGAGGCTCGTACTGTTGACCACCGCGGGGGCGACGCCCCTGCCCGCCTTTACGTTCGAGCCCGGCGACCTGCTATTGCTCGGCGCCGAATCCTCGGGCGTGCCGCCTTATGTCCATGATGCGGCCACGGCACGGGTCGCAATTCCGATGCGCGAGGGCTTTCGCTCCTTGAATGTCGCGGTCGCGGCTGGCATCGCGCTCGCCGAAGCGCTCAGGCAAACGAAAGGCTTTCCGGCATGA